The Brumimicrobium sp. genomic interval ATTAGGTGAGTTCGACCAATTTTAACTACATCCATGAATGCTTTTGATTTTTTGTCTAAAGTATCTCTTAGATACTGTACTCCAGGGATTGTTGTTTCTGCAACTTTCTTATAAATAGCAATATGCATTCCTGTTGGGAAAGTATCATTAGAAGATTGAGATTTATTTACATCGTCATTTGGCTTCAAAAACTTTTCACCTTCTCCTAATTTGTTTCCTAAGATTACGTGGGCACGATTAGCGATTACCTCGTTAACGTTCATATTTGACTGTGTTCCTGAACCAGTCTGCCAGATAACTAATGGAAATTGATCATCTAATTTTCCTTCCAAGATTTCATCACATACTTTTCCAATTAAATCTCTTTTCTCTACCTCTAACACCCCTAGCTCACAATTGGCTATAGCAGCAGCCTTCTTCAAATATGCAAATCCGTAGATAATCTCCATTGGCATAGAGGCATGTGGACCGATTTTAAAATTGTTTCTAGAGCGTTCTGTTTGTGCTCCCCAATACTTATCAGCAGGTACTTTTACCTCTCCGATGGTGTCTTTTTCAATTCTATATTCCATTTTTATTTTTTTTATTAAATAATTTTATACTTTTACCACACGAATAAAACACAAAAATAATATATCATGAGTATTTTCGGTATAGTTATGTTTCTTTTAATTGCTGGAATGGCATTTTGGTTACTTCTTTTTCTTATGGGATTTATATTGCCTTATTGGATTACCATTGGCACTAAAGAGTTGTTAAGACCTAAAAAGGTTTTTGACGAAGAAATTAAAGAGAAATAATTTTTCTAAAATTAATATATTAAAATCATAAGGCACAAGTTGTTTTATGATTTTCGTTTATTGTATTATTCCCGTTCTTTGAGCGGGATTTTATTTTGAATAATTTCTGTTTATCGAAGAAAATTTTATTTTCGTTGAAGAAATATATTAAAATATAGAAGATTTTGATATATTTGGACTATTAATCTTATACTATGTCAAAAATTAAGGTTTTAGTAGTTGAAGACGAATCCATTGTCTCAAAGGATATTCAACAAAGTTTAAAGAGATTGGGGTATATTATTGCTGGGGCATCTGCTACTGGAGAACGCGCAATAGAATTGGCTGCAGAAGAACATCCCGATATCGTGTTGATGGATATTATGTTAAAAGGAGATATGAATGGGATAGAAGCAGCAGAAGTTATTAAAAGAGAACATCATATTCCTGTAATCTTTCTAACTGCTTATGCCGATGACGCTACATTATCAAAAGCAAAAATAACAGAACCTTATGGATATATTATAAAGCCTTTTAAAGAAATAGATTTGCATACATCAATCGAAATGGCTTTATATAAGAATCAAAAAGAGAAAGAAATTAAAAAAGAACGCGATTTATTATATTCCTTAGTAGAAAATCAGGATTCCAATGAAAATATCTTTGTAAAATCTAATTTTAAATTGGTAAAACTAAATAAGAAGGATATCTATTTTGTTGAAGCTTTGAAAGATTATGTGGTAATTAATACACAGGATAAACGATATACCATTCACTCTACAATGAAAGGAATTGAGGATAAATTAGGAGAAATCGATTTTATACGCGTTCATCGCTCCTTTATTGTTAGAATTGATAAAATTGCCTCTATAGAATATCCAAATCTTCAAATGGAAGATGATAAAAAACTAATCCCAATTGGTGGTTCCTATAAGGATATTTTGATGGAAAAGATTAATACAATCTGATTCTTACCTATTTGTATATTTTCTTTTAACGAATGAAGTCCTGCCATTCTATTTTTTTTTCATGGTGTGTGCAACCTTTCTTCTTATAAATTAGTCTATAGCTATAGAACACAAAATGAATGAAGAGGATCTTGTAAAAAAATGTGTCTCTGGAGATGATAAAGCGCAATTTGAATTATTCAATCGCTTTTCATCTACCATGATGGGCGTTGTGTTGCGATACATCAACGATCGGGAAAGAGCAGATGATGTTTTACAAGATGGATTTATTAAAGTTTTTAATAATCTTCATCTTTTTGAAAGTAAAGGTTCTTTGGAAGGTTGGATACGGCGAATAATGGTAAATACCTCTTTAGATCAAATTCGTAAGGACAAAAAAGATAAGTTTAATATCGAATTAGATGATTCTTTCATAGAAATTGTCCAAGAGAATGAAGTCGAAGGAACATTACAAGCCGAAATTTTGATGAATTTAGTTCAGCAATTGCCTGACGGTTATAGGATTGTTTTTAACATGTATGCAATTGAAGGATATAGTCACAAGGAAATCGCAGATAGACTTAATATCTCAGAGAACACATCAAAATCTCAGTATTCACGAGCTAAAGCCGCTTTACGAGAAGTATTAGAAAAATTAAATATTGAAAGATAGAGATAACATAGAAGAATTGTTCCAAAAAGAATTAGGAAATTATCATGCAAAGGTAAATCCTGAATTGTGGAAAGGGATCCAAGCAGGAATCCAAATTGGAGGAACTGCTTCTAGAGTGGGAACTTCTATTGGTGTTATTGGTAAAACTATCATTGGTATAATCTCTATTGCTGCAATTACTACTGGTGTTATTATGGTGAATAATACTCGAAACTTTGAAAAGCACCCTGTAGAACAACAAGAAATAAAGCCAGAGCAGGTAACGACAGAAACAAAACACGAAACAGTATCTTCAGGTGATAATAGTGACCAAACTAAACTAACTTCTGATACACAAACTTCTCATAAATCAACTCCAGATATGGAAATTACCTCTTCCGTAACAGTTGTTGAAGATAATTATGTAAAAAATGATGTTGCCTTACCATTTGAGAAAGTATCAAATACTCCTGTTTCTTCTCAAGAAACTAACCCGACAACTAAAGAGGGAAGTAAAGAGAATAAGTCAACTTCTACTATTACAGAAGTAGATTCATGGGAAGACGTAGAGGTTGTTTACAGTCAAAATAATCAGTTTGTAAAGTTTTCTATTCAGAACTTACCAAGTCAAGCTGAAGTGATATGGGATTTTGGAGATGGTAGATTCGAACACGCTGTTAATCCAGACCATTTCTACGAAAATTCAGGAAATTATCAAGTAAGATTGACTGTTCAAAATGGCAATCAAAAAGTAGTCAAAGAAACACTTGTTAAAATTGTACTTCACGGAGAAATTACCAACTTACCTAACATCTTTACACCAAATGGTGATGGTAAGAATGATGAGTTCTTTATTTCTTATAAGAACATTGAGAGCTTCCAAATTACGGTAATGGATCAAACGCAAAAGGTTGTATTTACGTCAAACGATCCCGATTTTAAATGGGATGGAACTGATTTATCTGGTAATCCGGTAAAAGCAGGTACGTATATCTACATTATTGTAGCTAAAGATAATGCTGGCAATACTATCAATAAATATCAGCGTTTAGAAATAATGCGATAATTGTTTTTTCCTTGCACATTTTCTTAAATTTGTGTCAATTTCTAATACAAAATGGTATTTAGCAGTAGCCTGTTTATTTTCTATTTTCTGCCGATATTCTTGATTTTCTATCATTTTTCAAAAAATGTAAGTTACAAGAACATTGTTATCCTGTTATTTAGTCTTCTTTTTTATAGTTGGGGAGCACCATATTATGTTTTTGTAGTAGTAGGCTTTACAATCTTCGATTTTTATGTCGTACAGTTTATGCACAATCAAACCAATGAGCGTAGGAAACGACTTCTCTTAATGTTATCTATTACAACAAATCTTGGGCTTTTAGCTTACTTTAAATACGCTAATTTCTTTGTGGACAATTTCAATAACTTATTGATGCATATTGGATTTCATGCAATTACGTGGACTAAAGTTGTACTTCCTATAGGGATCTCGTTCTTTACATTTCAAGCACTAACTTATTCTATTGATGTATATCGAAAGATTCATGCTCCTGCTAAAAGCGTGTTACAGTATTTGGTGTTTGTGACATCTTTTCCGCAAATGATTGCAGGACCAATTGTTCGTTATACTGCTGTTGCTGATCAGTTACCTTATAGAGAAGAAAAATTAGATGATAAACTGATAGGAGTGTATCGTTTTTGTATTGGCTTAGCAAAGAAGGCTTTAATTGCCAATGTAATGGCTGAACAGGCTGATGCAATCTTTGACGGAGATTTAATTAACCTCCATGCAAAAGAAGCGTGGGCCGGTATGCTGGCATATACTTTTCAAATCTATTTTGATTTTTCAGGATATTCCGATATGGCAATTGGATTAGCTAAAATGATGGGATTCCATTTTCCTGAGAATTTTAACTCTCCTTATATCTCAAAAAATATT includes:
- a CDS encoding response regulator, which codes for MSKIKVLVVEDESIVSKDIQQSLKRLGYIIAGASATGERAIELAAEEHPDIVLMDIMLKGDMNGIEAAEVIKREHHIPVIFLTAYADDATLSKAKITEPYGYIIKPFKEIDLHTSIEMALYKNQKEKEIKKERDLLYSLVENQDSNENIFVKSNFKLVKLNKKDIYFVEALKDYVVINTQDKRYTIHSTMKGIEDKLGEIDFIRVHRSFIVRIDKIASIEYPNLQMEDDKKLIPIGGSYKDILMEKINTI
- a CDS encoding RNA polymerase sigma factor — translated: MNEEDLVKKCVSGDDKAQFELFNRFSSTMMGVVLRYINDRERADDVLQDGFIKVFNNLHLFESKGSLEGWIRRIMVNTSLDQIRKDKKDKFNIELDDSFIEIVQENEVEGTLQAEILMNLVQQLPDGYRIVFNMYAIEGYSHKEIADRLNISENTSKSQYSRAKAALREVLEKLNIER
- a CDS encoding gliding motility-associated C-terminal domain-containing protein, with the translated sequence MKDRDNIEELFQKELGNYHAKVNPELWKGIQAGIQIGGTASRVGTSIGVIGKTIIGIISIAAITTGVIMVNNTRNFEKHPVEQQEIKPEQVTTETKHETVSSGDNSDQTKLTSDTQTSHKSTPDMEITSSVTVVEDNYVKNDVALPFEKVSNTPVSSQETNPTTKEGSKENKSTSTITEVDSWEDVEVVYSQNNQFVKFSIQNLPSQAEVIWDFGDGRFEHAVNPDHFYENSGNYQVRLTVQNGNQKVVKETLVKIVLHGEITNLPNIFTPNGDGKNDEFFISYKNIESFQITVMDQTQKVVFTSNDPDFKWDGTDLSGNPVKAGTYIYIIVAKDNAGNTINKYQRLEIMR
- a CDS encoding MBOAT family protein, which produces MVFSSSLFIFYFLPIFLIFYHFSKNVSYKNIVILLFSLLFYSWGAPYYVFVVVGFTIFDFYVVQFMHNQTNERRKRLLLMLSITTNLGLLAYFKYANFFVDNFNNLLMHIGFHAITWTKVVLPIGISFFTFQALTYSIDVYRKIHAPAKSVLQYLVFVTSFPQMIAGPIVRYTAVADQLPYREEKLDDKLIGVYRFCIGLAKKALIANVMAEQADAIFDGDLINLHAKEAWAGMLAYTFQIYFDFSGYSDMAIGLAKMMGFHFPENFNSPYISKNISEFWRRWHITLGNFMRDYLYIPLGGNRVKSKSRLFFNLWLVFILSGLWHGAAWNFVLWGAFHGLFLILDRLFLIKILNKLGSIFSILFTFIIVMFGWVIFRLEKMEDIVLYFKGLFNFETSSYESSMEFKTILVIAFLFAFIAVSPIGKKLVVFFYEKENYSLKANTLFMILSIVLLILSVSAITSSGFNPFIYFRF